The DNA region CTGCTCGCGCGGCCGCGTCCAATGATAGGCCGCATCCGCCGGGCTCCATGGCGTCAGCCGGTCGATCTGGGCGCGCACGATGCCATCGAGAAACTCGCCGGCGCGCTTGGGCAGTTCGAGCGGGCAGAACAGGAAACGCGATGGTTTCAGCACCAGCTCCACCCGGCTGCCGCGCAGCGCCGCCGACCATGCCGGCGGCAGCGTCTCGATGCCTTCATCGGTGAGGCGCAGGCGATGATCGGGCAGCGGCGCTGCGCTGTCAGCGTCCTTGCGTCGATCCTTGCGCGCGCGTTTACGCGCACCAACGTCCGGCTCGGCGAGGCCCAGCGTGAAGCCGCCGTCCTCGTCCTCGACCAGACCGACACGGCGATGAGTCTCGAAGCGCGCCAGCGCCGCATCGGCGGTGCGCGCCACCGCATCGAGCCACGCGGCATAGACCGCCTTCAGGGTGACAAAGCTCGTCATCTCGCCTCCACCGGGCTCGGCGGCGCGCCGGTCATCGGATCGACATCGTCCTGCCAGGACAGGATCTCGTATGGATTCGTCGCGCCGCCAAGCTGGATGACGACGTCGGACACCGTGCGCCGACCGCTCGCCAGCGTGATGCCGGTGCGCACGCGCACCGCCGAACTGCCGCGGGTGGTGGCGCCGATCTGGTTGCCGCCGAGCGCCCCGGCGACGAATTGCGGCGCCGACGCCAGCCGGTCGCGCTGGCGCAGAAAGGCGTCGAGCCGGGCCGGCGTCATGCCCGGCAGCGCGGCGATCACCTCGGGCGGCGCGTCCAGCACATTGACGTCGCTCTGGCCGCTATGGACCGTGACGAACGGCAGCGCCCTCTCCACCAATGCCGGCGGCAGGCCGTGCACCAGCCACAGCTCGGCAACATGGTCGAACGGCGCGCCGCGCGGCCCGTATGGCAGGCCGGCGGCGCGATAGAGCGACGCCTCGCTGTCGGGCGCATCGGGCTTGGGCGGCGTCCGCCAGCCCACGACCCGCTCGGCATAAGCGGCGGCGGCATCCGGCTTGGCGCCGAGCGCCGCGAACAGGCCGGCGATCATCGTCTTGCGCGCCGCATTGAGATCGATGCGTGCCGCCTCCGACATGAACTCGACCGCGACCTCGGCACCAGCCAGCCGGAAGCGGAACGCGCCCTTGGTCGGACGCGCGGCCGGCGCGGCTGACGACATCTGATAGGCGGCAAGCTCCAGCGCGGCGGTGAC from Blastochloris tepida includes:
- a CDS encoding general secretion pathway protein GspK, producing the protein MRHPRPVSARNGFIIIAALWIIAALATLASIYSVYVARSAMALGVNDERVETDQLVTAALELAAYQMSSAAPAARPTKGAFRFRLAGAEVAVEFMSEAARIDLNAARKTMIAGLFAALGAKPDAAAAYAERVVGWRTPPKPDAPDSEASLYRAAGLPYGPRGAPFDHVAELWLVHGLPPALVERALPFVTVHSGQSDVNVLDAPPEVIAALPGMTPARLDAFLRQRDRLASAPQFVAGALGGNQIGATTRGSSAVRVRTGITLASGRRTVSDVVIQLGGATNPYEILSWQDDVDPMTGAPPSPVEAR